A region of the Enoplosus armatus isolate fEnoArm2 chromosome 8, fEnoArm2.hap1, whole genome shotgun sequence genome:
CTTTAAATTAGGGCTATCCCCAGTGCTCTTTGGCACTTGACTATGTTCATCTACAAGTTGCCCAACAAGGTACAGTAAACCACTTTGGATATTGCATGAAATCTTTTGTTGAAttatttgctttaatttaatcaatttaCAAGTGATTTTAAATGTAACCATCTGACAGATAAGACAGTTCACTGTGCAACAAATTTGCCGTGGTGTTTTGGATACTGTGCAAAGGACAAGACAATGCTAGCTAAAAGCATTCAAGAtgcttattctttttttttgtatagtTGAGATGTAATTTCTCATGATCATCATACTGGTATTTACATGGAACTATTACACATCTATTAATTTAACTACACTAAAAGTTTTCAAAAAAGACAAGTGGggattaattttttttttttgcgcttTCACTGCAACTTTGTAACTGCATTTCACTTTCACCATAAAGCAGCTAAACTATATAATACGGGTctgatatttaaacatttcatttacgTAGCTTTACAGGTATACAAGAACATCTCAATGTAATTTGTGATCCATTCGATCAAAGACCAGGTCTCTTGAACAAATACAGATGCCTGAAAGAGGTCCAATCTGGAATGACCAAAGAGGTTTGACCCAATGAAGAATTATGGAATGAATTCTACGACATTAAAAATTTGCATTCGTCCTCTCCAGGCAGTGGCATTCATCATTTGATCTCTAGGTCAGAAGTGGAGTACTGTACCTTTCACGAGGGCTCTAAAATATTACATTCCGTTAGGTGATATCAGTATTGTGGCATGGCCAAGCAGCCTGAAGAGGGGAGGCGTATGGGATGGGAAAGAACTGGGGCATCATTTGGGACGGGGATGCGGTTTAGGCATGGAGGAGGAGTTGAGGAGTTGCTGTTACCAGATGGTATAACCTCCATTGGATCCACCCAGGAAGAAGTTATTCTTGCGCTGTGTCATTACAACATTGGCACCCTGCATGGCAGCCAGCTGAGCTGCGTTGGGGGGGTGTCCAGGAGGTGGGGGCTGGAGAAGGGGAGAAACGAGCACAAACATTGGTGGAGCCGATCAACTTTGGATTTGGTATATTCTGAGAGGACACTGCATCTCAACAAAATCCTAACTGCGACAATTCTGCCTCCTTTTAAATCATTGAACTAGGTGGATACTCACTGGGATGGAAACACCACTGCCTGCTGTGAAGCGAGCACCAGCATCATAGCCGCCCTCCACCATCATTGTTGAACCAGCGGGGTACACAGCTCCCATGTGATAGTAAGCCATGGGCACATTCTGGCCCACTGGCCCAACAGGCATGTGTGGCTGCATGGGCATAAACACCTGAGTACCAGGGTAGGGAGAGGACATCTGAGGCACCTGACCAGGCACCTGAGGTGGAAGCACATATCTGGGCTGGTATAtctgcagacacagagatgaaaagacaGGTTTAAAACTGTTAAGATCTGTTCACTGTGAGTATTGATTGTATCATCATATGACATATTAATGCAATAGTTACCTCAGAATATGCAggtggtgtgtctgtgtaaggAGGTGCCTGAGGAGACATTTGCATAGCAGGAGGGTATACAGGTGCAGTGCTCTGCTGAGGGTACACAGCCTGCTGTGGATATGaacctgaaaaacaacattttacctTAAGCAAATAGCCATCCCTTAGTTTTAACAGTGATTGACACAGAAATCTCCCAGGCTGAGTGAGTGACTGTAACTGCACAGTGTTGTGAAATGATGTCAACATTTCAGCAGTAAACAACAAGAATTTAGAAGCGTTTATCAAAAGGCACATCAAAACATGTGACAGAGGACAAGACAAAGATGTTAACTGTCAGGATACAGCAAAAATACCACATTTTCAGCTGTAATATATTAAAATTAGTATAGgagaatattaatattaaaatatggaCAGCAGAGAAATTTAGCCCATACAGTATTGCATGTAGGGTGAAAGGTAGTGTCAATTCCAGTGCCCCACGATGAAGAGAGACCACAggtaaaattattttatttacgACGATAAAAAGGACCTTGAGAAATTTTCTTTCAAGGCCAATAATTCCTATAATGACAtgacaaaactgtaaacaattttaagtttaagttcATTCCAACTATCAAAAAATCCAGTTGAAATtctaggatttttttttttttttttttttttttttttaggaccAGggtttaaaaatttaaaaatgtcagaaaaaaacccataaaaGCATCAAGacaaacatacaacacatgaatagagttgaaacaattagtcaattatcaatcaaccaatcaacagaaaatgaattttgACAatagattaatcatttaagtatttattaaagcaaaaatgctcAGGTTCCagcaaatgtgaatattttcgggttttctttgtattctcgccggacaaaacaagactaaaagacATCGCCACGGCCTCcgggaacttgtgatgggcattttgtGCTATTTGCTGACATTCGCGAGACCGAGTAATTTTGTCGAGAAAATAATCGGTAgtttaatcgataatgaaaataatcgctAGTTGCAGCCTTAACGTTGCATCCTAAGAGTATGGCTGCATCAAAACCTGGTAGCATCAAAACCTGGTAGCAACAAAAGATCTGAGTATGTTCAAAGACGGTGCATGTGCGTGTGagaaaatagataaaacaagacacattACGTACATATAAATATACTCATACATATATTGTACGTCCGAAGTAACAATATAAATTGACTATTGTTCAAATTATTTATACAGATTTAGATGCCCATGCATGTAAACCAGAACAGTAACACCATGTCCGTTTTACCTTTAAAATCTGCCTGTATTGAGCGATGCTAGCTAACGGTAAAAATATGTGACCTGGCCACAAATGGTATGTTGATATACGATGGCAGTAAATTTAGACGTTCTTTATTAACAGCTATAGTTATTTGATAATAAACTAGATGCAAAAGCTTAACGTGTGTGCTACACTGCTATCCAGAAAACGTCCGCTTATTGTCATGTACGTAGCTAAACGTGAAGTCCGCTACAGATAGCCATAACGACAGCTCTTCATCTCTAGTTATAATGTCAGCGTCGTAAAACGAACAGCTGACTAATTACCTAAAAAAGGTCTGGAGAAATACCTTTGTTGTTCATTGTTCTGGACTGATCCGGAGACTGAGGAATATCAGATTAAACGGAGCTCTGCGTATCTTTTCACGGCCTTATAACAGGTTACGGCTTCACAATCATTCACTTCCTTGTTTTTCAGCTTCTTGTTGTTGTGGAAGTGGTGACGTCAGTCGTTCTCTATCTGTGGTTCGACGCACTCTCTGTTTTGCGTGCGCGCGCCCCCTATAGGTAGAAACGGAGGGGAGTTCAAGAGTGAATGAAGGTGAACTGTTGACTTCTTCAAAAGACAGCATAGTCCAGGACATGTTCATGAAAAGTAACAGTTAAATATACACGGGACGAGACAAGGCTGTGTTCACTGGCAGAATACAAGCTGAAATCCAAAAAACATAGCTGgatagttagctagctagcaaactAGCTAGACCTACAGCCAGATAGACAGATGTCTTGCTCACCGTAAATATTTCACAACAGGCCtttgtcacagcagacattttgacttgtcatagaaGGAAAAgtgttaataataacattaacaatggtgATCACCATCCCTGAACTCAAAAGTTGACTATTACTATTTACTCTGAGATATACAATACGTGTTCGTGTAACATGGATAGtatttgattcattcattcattatgtcGGGATTCAGACTTACatacaacaaatattttttttaacaatggggGCTATATATTTTTCGGCTTACAAATATCTACAGTTTTCAAAATAGTAAAGCTGTACGGTcatttatttgcacatttataAATAATGGCCATGATAAATTAATATGAATCAGATTTTCTAATATGTGTAGTAATGTTTCGATCCAGTCAGAAATACATTAATTTCCACTTAACCAacttaacaaaacacacacaaaaacacagcaggtacaCGGTCACACGGTAAAATTGTTAGCTGGGCAGAAGGAAGTCCTGCCCAAAGGGGTCCGTGAATAGGGCTGTTTTATTCAGCTTTCAATGAACAAAAACAGCCTATAAAAACCAAAGGATGCCCTCTCCATAGTACACACAAATATAGCAAACTTTGGGGAACGTGTACTAATCCATAAGTAAGCAgcttgtttgtctttcaaaaATACTATAAGTTAAACAAAGAGCAGTATTAGGCAACTGTTCGTgtagcagcagtttgtttttttactatttCACTGTGTCGGTGCTTCACTCTGCTCAGCTGTTATTCGAGGTACGTCCCCTTTAAGAGAACCATGGCACCTCTCAAGACGAGGCAGACATTTTTCAATGCAAGATTTTTTCTTGCATAAATTATGTTCATGACGTAGTGCAAAAGGCCAATTTTGTGGCAATTTTGTCTGACTTTACAGCTCAAATAGGATTTTGTGAGACCCCTGAAGGATTTTTGATTGTCTGAACTGTTGCAGAAAGGGCATCGTCATTAAATATTAAGAGGGAGGAGATCCTAACATTGCAACCCTCCTTATCAATGCAAATACCTCTTTTGTGTGCAGTCACAGCGCCTGTCTGGGAGCTGAGATGAATTTTTAATTATGTGTGACTGAAACAAACTGTGACAAGGACCTTTATAAGAGCGGGGGATTACAGAAAATAAGCTGCATTTACGCGGTAAGTTGAATATAATAACCGGAGTCTATTCTAGCCTGCTCTTCGCGCATAGCAGCGAAATGGCGAGAGGAAATGAGTTTTGGTTAATATGCAATGTTCGTAATTAgcataatttatatatttatgataAAGAGAGGGAAATACATAATATTCGGTCTCTAGGCACGGGTCGAGATGATTTCTGTCGCCTGTACTTGGTGGTTAGTGCTTGTCTTCAAAAGTGGCCGACGCGGCGAGACTTTTATTGGCCAGGATGGGGGTGGGGAGCCCATCAACACCCGCTGAAGTTTTGACAGATCCTCATTTCTAACGGGGCATAGCAGTAGGAAATGCACCATCTTGAATCTTTTTGGGATCTGTGATGAATTTGTAACCACTTCATGTTCACGATCGGCGTGTTTCATCACGTTTTCTGCAGCTTTAGTGCAACACAGTGTGGCCTGTTTATAGGCCTCTCCAAATAGTGTGGTCCTGCAATGACAGAAATAGCCATGAATAAAAAACAGCCCTCTGCATGTGGGTCTGTTTAACTAGCATTTGCCCCTAAAGTGCGGATACTATGGGCTAAAGGGGGCCACCATCATGACACTCAATTCATATTGTTATTGCTGAAAAGGCTGAACAACGCAAGTGGATTAAGTAGTCAGGCACTAAATCAATCAGAGGAATCTTTCAGAGTTTGTTTAATCAATGTTTGTTTACCCAGAATGCCAGGAAGACAGAGACGGTGGTGGTGCAGCGAGCCATGAACTCTCGGGATCTCCCTGCCAAAGATGCCCCACTTACTGTCAATGAGCAGgtaacactcacctgtctgTTAAAGCCCAGTGAGGGGCTTTTCTCCTCCCACTATAACCACACTGAGCTTAGCCAAACCCCCATAACTTATGTTGTCTTCAAgttctttgctgctgtttgctccTGTCACCCTCCATGTGCCTACATACCATATCATAATGGAATGATTGACTTCCACGCAGAAGTTCATCAAGATCTGGATCCACTTTCGTGTGCTGTCACCTAATAATACCTGCTGCTCTATGCTTGTTAGGGTTACTGGCCTTTAAACTGCCATGCTTAATAATTAATCATGATTTTCCTCTCTCTAGTAACTCTGTGTAAACATAGTCAGCAAACATAAACAATGCTCTTCAGAGATGTACAGAGGGGGGCTTGAAGAAAGCATTGCTTGAGCTGCTTGTTGGCTGATGATCTTATCATTGTTTTGGTGTACTCATGctcttttcatttgtgtctcttttcttaattttattttggtgttgttttattttgtgtcattgtgtccTAACGTGCTTGGCTTCTCTGTTCTCCTTAGCCATTCACTGTCTGACAGCAGAAGTCTTTTTTCAGCCATTTAAATCTCCTGCACTTTGAAATTCCCAGGCAAAGACAACCAGGTatgcatcctcctctctcttcctgcatTGTCTCTCTGCACCTTGTCCTCCAGCCCAGGTCTCGCTGCCTCTCCTCTAAGTCTTACACTATTGCATACCACGAGTCATCGGTTAAGTCAAAATCAGATTTACTACATGTAGTTAAAGGGGAATTGATAAAGTGGAGAAATACTAAACTCAGTTATTGGCTTTTTTGTGACCCTTCAGGTGCTAGATGAAGTGAGGCTTTTGGTCTATTAaatttacttgagtgtttcacAAACTAATAACACAATTATAACTCATTTATCTACTATGAAATAATAGACCCTAAAAAGCGGAATAGAGTCTGCACTTCCTATTGCATTGA
Encoded here:
- the dazap2 gene encoding DAZ-associated protein 2 encodes the protein MNNKGSYPQQAVYPQQSTAPVYPPAMQMSPQAPPYTDTPPAYSEIYQPRYVLPPQVPGQVPQMSSPYPGTQVFMPMQPHMPVGPVGQNVPMAYYHMGAVYPAGSTMMVEGGYDAGARFTAGSGVSIPPPPPGHPPNAAQLAAMQGANVVMTQRKNNFFLGGSNGGYTIW